The following proteins are encoded in a genomic region of Pyricularia oryzae 70-15 chromosome 6, whole genome shotgun sequence:
- a CDS encoding glucan synthesis regulatory protein, with amino-acid sequence MSNSFGGLFKSFWHTMTSYDRHSGYDSPYRTGRHVPLGQGGGFGGLTSVATASESRADVSSPYIEDGLRLTRTGTAYEGASLSSPSLLSPGINRPYSPGLRGESAKRTTEDGFEIQSPSGEIPMQSFQDGLPPAPPVSHSWDRIDRWAEDHYPELYDQVCEGCTNNDLNELEHQLDCSLPMDVRESLQIHDGQERPGIPTGIIFSGMLLDCEEIVQEWENWRKVNHEFLLDTRVPSPAMPSKALGGSSSQASSSRAEASSSASPAPNRPVNWRQDLLAKQDCVPPNSIQKVYSHPAWIPLVRDWGGNNLAIDLAPGPAGTWGQVILFGRDYDTKYVVARSWSAFLATVADDMYSGKWWVDEDTKELKLREFKASRVEPSYFDILRWRTDQKYGRRAAQRKSMGPGASGGVSPKVASPYGSPKLESPAEPRGRPLQRLSIGSPLVSPNRPGYGKMSPLARVTEETSLPESELGFPSSPLAINGSIKHKENLLELDTPRPSVSTEDSSNAAATRLEALESSETNGQNSKEANGTTSPTNISTVTTVAEVNGKSVKANGKQPAVIEEAMKTIDI; translated from the exons ATGTCTAATTC GTTCGGGGGTCTCTTCAAATCATTCTGGCATACAATGACCAGCTATGATAGAC ATTCTGGATACGACTCCCCATACCGTACAGGCCGTCACGTTCCCCTGGGCCAGGGAGGCGGCTTTGGTGGCTTGACGTCTGTTGCCACGGCTTCGGAATCGCGCGCCGACGTTTCTTCACCCTACATAGAAGACGGTCTCAGGCTTACAAGGACTGGAACTGCTTACGAAGGTGCATCGCTGTCTTCACCATCGCTCCTCAGCCCTGGAATCAACAGGCCATACTCGCCCGGCCTAAGGGGCGAGAGCGCGAAGCGGACTACCGAAGATGGATTCGAAATACAAAGCCCTAGTGGAGAAATTCCGATGCAGTCGTTCCAGGACGGCCTGCCTCCGGCACCTCCCGTATCACACTCGTGGGATCGCATCGACAGATGGGCCGAGGACCATTATCCGGAGTTGTACGACCAGGTTTGCGAGGGCTGCACCAACAACGATCTGAACGAACTCGAGCATCAACTGGATTGCTCACTACCAATGGATGTCAGAGAGTCGTTGCAGATACACGATGGGCAAGAGCGTCCTGGTATTCCTACCGGAATTATCTTCAGCGGCATGCTGCTGGACTGCGAAGAGATTGTACAAGAGTGGGAAAACTGGAGAAAGGTAAACCACGAGTTTCTGCTGGACACTAGAGTGCCAAGCCCGGCTATGCCTTCCAAGGCACTTGGCGGAAGCAGCAGTCAGGCATCCTCATCGAGGGCCGAGGCCTCATCTTCGGCATCCCCGGCACCGAACAGGCCTGTCAACTGGCGGCAGGATCTTCTCGCCAAGCAGGATTGCGTCCCTCCTAACAGCATTCAGAAAGTGTACTCCCACCCTGCTTGGATTCCCTTGGTCAGAGACTGGGGTGGCAACAACCTGGCTATTGATCTTGCGCCAGGTCCCGCGGGCACCTGGGGTCAGGTTATCCTTTTCGGCCGCGACTACGATACGAAATACGTTGTTGCTCGGTCCTGGTCAGCATTCTTGGCCACGGTTGCGGACGATATGTACAGCGGCAAGTGGTGGGTCGACGAGGACACCAAGGAGTTGAAGCTACGGGAGTTTAAGGCCTCCCGCGTCGAACCGTCATACTTTGATATTCTTCGATGGCGAACCGATCAGAAATACGGGCGCCGTGCCGCGCAGAGGAAATCGATGGGTCCCGGAGCCTCTGGCGGTGTCTCACCCAAGGTTGCATCGCCCTACGGAAGCCCAAAGCTTGAGTCGCCCGCCGAGCCTAGGGGACGCCCACTACAGCGCTTGAGCATCGGATCACCTCTTGTCAGCCCGAACAGGCCAGGATACGGCAAGATGAGCCCGCTCGCTAGGGTTACAGAAGAAACGTCTCTTCCGGAGTCTGAGCTCGGCTTTCCTAGCAGTCCTCTTGCCATCAACGGTTCAATCAAGCACAAGGAGAACCTTCTCGAGCTGGACACTCCACGACCGAGCGTTAGCACCGAGGACAGTAGCAACGCCGCAGCAACGAGACTCGAGGCTCTTGAGAGCAGCGAAACGAATGGCCAGAATTCAAAGGAGGCGAACGGCACGACTTCGCCCACGAACATCTCGACCGTCACAACGGTGGCCGAAGTGAATGGGAAGTCGGTCAAGGCCAATGGCAAACAACCTGCCGTAATAGAAGAGGCCATGAAGACGATCGATATCTAG
- a CDS encoding rai-1, with product MSAHVTFQVQPISKFAGPSEPVRRPKEFACFSYDADHKFRLDDSSMKWYYPPRLGADLSEGFESFDKLDEGASAEHIDSLLQTIIAHEQRIGKKIDAHVVTWRGIVTKLMASPYEDRDGFDLNATLYQDCVFIEEDYASRMESKKAQDSEPWKSPIPREVMTFWGYKFETLSTIPKPWGETSRDYIEGRELEPTNNKEQYCSVVRTGIGKTILCIGGEVDAIWDSKPSTPGPINWVELKTSAEVRNDRDAANFERKLLKWWIQSFLLGVPKIVVGFRTRDGHLTRVDEMETNVIPANVQQRGRSWNGDTCINFCSAVLDWIRSTMDDDGVWRIRRRARSSVIEMFKIEETGHGRVLTDDFINWRIKLSLGVEPQPGQ from the exons ATGTCGGCCCATGTTACTTTTCAAGTGCAGCCAATATCCAAATTCGCTGGGCCAAGTGAGCCTGTGCGACGGCCAAAG GAGTTCGCATGTTTTTCGTACGATGCCGACCACAAGTTTCGTCTGGACGACAGCTCAATGAAATGGTATTACCCGCCCCGCCTGGGAGCCGATCTGTCGGAAGGATTCGAGAGCTTTGACAAGCTGGACGAAGGAGCATCTGCCGAGCACATAGACAGTCTTTTGCAGACCATCATAGCCCATGAACAACGGATTGGGAAGAAGATCGATGCACACGTGGTAACATGGCGTGGTATCGTGACCAAG CTGATGGCCTCGCCTTACGAGGACCGTGATGG ATTTGACCTCAACGCGACACTCTATCAG GACTGTGT CTTCATAGAAGAGGACTATGCCTCCCGTATGGAGTCAAAGAAGGCTCAAGATTCAGAGCCTTGGAAAAGTCCGATCCCTCGTGAAGTTATGACCTTTTGGG GGTACAAGTTTGAGACATTATCAACAATACCAAAACCATGGGGAGAGACCTCTCGTGACTACATAGAAGGTCGCGAGCTGGAGCCAACCAACAACAAGGAGCAATACTGCTCAGTTGTGCGTACAGGAATCGGCAAAACCATTCTGTGCATAGGAGGCGAAGTCGATGCGA TCTGGGACTCGAAGCCATCAACGCCTGGCCCAATCAACTGGGTCGAACTTAAGACCTCGGCAGAGGTGAGAAACGACCGTGACGCCGCAAATTTTGAGCGGAAGCTGCTCAAGTGGTGGATTCAGAGCTTCCTCCTGGGCGTCCCCAAGATCGTCGTCGGCTTCCGGACCCGAGATGGGCACCTCACACGGGTGGACGAGATGGAAACAAACGTCATCCCGGCTAACGTGCAGCAGCGGGGGAGGTCCTGGAACGGCGATACCTGCATCAATTTCTGCTCTGCGGTATTGGACT GGATTCGATCAACCATGGACGACGACGGTGTGTGGCGGATCCGGAGAAGGGCACGGTCGTCCGTCATTGAAATGTTCAAGATTGAAGAAACTGGGCACGGGAGGGTCCTGACCGATGATTTCATCAACTGGAGGATAAAACTCTCCCTTGGCGTTGAGCCCCAACCTGGTCAGTAG
- a CDS encoding rai-1, variant, whose translation MDLTSTRHSIRYIFLFTCRPLSQLDLKLCDTNYPFKDCVFIEEDYASRMESKKAQDSEPWKSPIPREVMTFWGYKFETLSTIPKPWGETSRDYIEGRELEPTNNKEQYCSVVRTGIGKTILCIGGEVDAIWDSKPSTPGPINWVELKTSAEVRNDRDAANFERKLLKWWIQSFLLGVPKIVVGFRTRDGHLTRVDEMETNVIPANVQQRGRSWNGDTCINFCSAVLDWIRSTMDDDGVWRIRRRARSSVIEMFKIEETGHGRVLTDDFINWRIKLSLGVEPQPGQ comes from the exons ATGG ATTTGACCTCAACGCGACACTCTATCAGGTATATCTTTCTCTTCACGTGTAGACCACTGAGCCAGTTAGACCTAAAGCTGTGTGATACTAACTATCCATTCAAGGACTGTGT CTTCATAGAAGAGGACTATGCCTCCCGTATGGAGTCAAAGAAGGCTCAAGATTCAGAGCCTTGGAAAAGTCCGATCCCTCGTGAAGTTATGACCTTTTGGG GGTACAAGTTTGAGACATTATCAACAATACCAAAACCATGGGGAGAGACCTCTCGTGACTACATAGAAGGTCGCGAGCTGGAGCCAACCAACAACAAGGAGCAATACTGCTCAGTTGTGCGTACAGGAATCGGCAAAACCATTCTGTGCATAGGAGGCGAAGTCGATGCGA TCTGGGACTCGAAGCCATCAACGCCTGGCCCAATCAACTGGGTCGAACTTAAGACCTCGGCAGAGGTGAGAAACGACCGTGACGCCGCAAATTTTGAGCGGAAGCTGCTCAAGTGGTGGATTCAGAGCTTCCTCCTGGGCGTCCCCAAGATCGTCGTCGGCTTCCGGACCCGAGATGGGCACCTCACACGGGTGGACGAGATGGAAACAAACGTCATCCCGGCTAACGTGCAGCAGCGGGGGAGGTCCTGGAACGGCGATACCTGCATCAATTTCTGCTCTGCGGTATTGGACT GGATTCGATCAACCATGGACGACGACGGTGTGTGGCGGATCCGGAGAAGGGCACGGTCGTCCGTCATTGAAATGTTCAAGATTGAAGAAACTGGGCACGGGAGGGTCCTGACCGATGATTTCATCAACTGGAGGATAAAACTCTCCCTTGGCGTTGAGCCCCAACCTGGTCAGTAG
- a CDS encoding STE/STE20/YSK protein kinase: protein MAVDGGLASHYQVLEELGQGSFGVVYKAIERATGETVAIKHIDLESSEDDIQEIQQEISVLSTCASPFVTQYKASFLRGHKLWIVMEYLGGGSCLDLLKPGLFSEGHIAIVCRELLRGLEYLHAEGKIHRDIKAANVLLSDKGHVKLADFGVAAQLTNIKSQRNTFVGTPFWMAPEVIQQAGYDFKADIWSLGITAIELAMGEPPNCELHPMKALFEIPKKPPPRLEGNYSKEFKDFVAQCLLKDSDRRPTAKDLLKHKFVRNAGKTEALQELIQRRQGFDAQSNRKSHPVYYQETLQSLSPKDTSDEWVFDTVKSVLPKKATVRSRKVSSIFAAEEAMRRLDVKDGPLQPSSPAPGTVRRAAKRQPSAVQYPSYNHSPTGSVIIHKRPLQPDLSFGNSGSTMRLFRRVPSDGSIPEVSPLDTSFDSFNDENRRSIVPVTPVEPSGKEGVLGRRLHSKAIEPTLDELHAQTSTLQKREAIANLADALGHLNAVDPDGLYLFLRNLNSAVSQDNRLSNAFLPSTTPPSKSSTRDGTPHGAPPGAAVAQPTPQPSPTKLVLSQANPHLKSHRRRQGSNVTSADGLGSPTKVPSAQDRERAHDLKMATLRLRLPGKEPGPGMEHYKQLSDVLYGRWVQGLAVRFPAFSAAAEPDL from the exons ATGGCTGTCGACGGAGGTCTCGCGAGCCACTACCAGGTCCTCGAGGAACTCGGGC AGGGGAGCTTTGGTGTTGTCTACAAAGCTATTGAAAGAGCTACAGGGGAGACAGTTGCCATCAAACAT ATCGATTTGGAATCCAGCGAAGATGACATTCAAGAAATCCAGCAGGAGATCTCCGTCCTGAGCACCTGCGCAAGCCCTTTTGTGACACAGTACAAGGCTAGCTTCCTCAGGGGTCACAAACTATGGATCGTCATGGAATACCTCGGTGGCGGGTCCTGTCTTGACCTG CTAAAACCTGGATTGTTCAGCGAAGGTCATATAGCCATCGTTTGCCGGGAGCTCCTCCGGGGTCTTGAGTATCTCCACGCAGAAGGAAAGATCCACAGAGACATCAAGGCAGCCAACGTGCTTCTCTCAGACAAGGGTCATGTGAAGCTGGCAGACTTTGGTGTCGCCGCACAGCTCACAAACATCAAGTCCCAACGCAATACCTTCGTCGGAACGCCTTTCTGGATGGCTCCGGAAGTCATCCAGCAGGCCGGGTACGACTTCAAGGCAGACATCTGGTCACTTGGAATCACTGCGATTGAGCTGGCCATGGGCGAGCCACCAAACTGTGAGCTTCATCCGATGAAGGCCTTGTTCGAAATCCCCAAGAAGCCCCCGCCGCGACTCGAAGGCAACTACAGCAAGGAGTTCAAGGACTTTGTTGCCCAGTGCCTGCTGAAGGACTCTGATCGGCGTCCCACGGCCAAGGACCTCCTGAAGCACAAATTCGTCAGAAACGCTGGCAAGACAGAAGCGCTGCAGGAGCTCATCCAGCGCCGTCAGGGTTTCGACGCCCAGAGCAACCGCAAGTCACACCCTGTCTACTATCAGGAGACGTTACAGTCACTGTCCCCCAAGGATACCTCGGATGAGTGGGTCTTTGACACAGTCAAGTCAGTCCTGCCCAAGAAGGCCACTGTCAGATCTCGCAAGGTTTCGTCCATTTTTGCTGCAGAGGAGGCCATGCGCAGACTTGACGTGAAAGATGGCCCTTTGCAACCCTCCTCGCCGGCTCCTGGCACTGTCAGGCGAGCCGCAAAGCGTCAACCATCTGCCGTCCAGTACCCATCCTACAATCACTCACCGACAGGATCAGTCATCATACACAAAAGGCCTTTGCAGCCAGATCTGTCTTTCGGCAACTCTGGGTCGACTATGCGTTTATTCCGGCGTGTGCCTTCGGACGGATCAATACCAGAGGTGTCCCCTCTCGATACTAGCTTTGACAGTTTCAATGACGAAAACCGCCGTTCCATTGTCCCCGTCACTCCGGTCGAGCCATCTGGCAAAGAGGGCGTGCTCGGACGGCGACTTCATTCCAAGGCCATCGAGCCAACCTTGGATGAGTTGCACGCCCAGACTTCGACGTTACAGAAACGAGAGGCGATCGCAAACCTCGCGGACGCACTAGGCCACCTCAATGCAGTCGATCCCGATGGCTTGTACCTCTTCCTCCGAAACCTCAACTCTGCCGTATCACAGGACAACCGGTTGAGCAACGCCTTCCTGCCATCAACCACCCCGCCTTCCAAGTCTTCCACTCGTGACGGCACGCCACATGGTGCACCTCCTGGCGCGGCCGTCGCTCAACCAACTCCACAGCCCAGCCCGACCAAGTTGGTGCTCAGCCAGGCCAACCCTCACCTCAAGAGCCACAGGCGGCGTCAAGGCAGCAATGTCACTTCTGCGGACGGTCTTGGGTCGCCAACCAAAGTTCCGAGCGCACAGGATCGAGAGCGAGCACATGATCTGAAGATGGCCACCCTTCGTTTGAGACTTCCCGGCAAAGAGCCAGGCCCTGGCATGGAGCACTACAAGCAGCTGTCTGACGTTCTTTATGGACGCTGGGTCCAAGGTCTGGCTGTCCGGTTCCCCGCTTTCAGTGCTGCTGCCGAACCTGATCTGTAA